The window GCTGGTGATCAAGCTGCTGGAAGGCACCCAAGGCATCGGCGTGGTGCTCTGCGAGACGGAGAAGGCCGCCGAGTCCGTGCTGGAGGCCTTCATGGGGCTCAAGCACAACATCATGGTGCAGGAATACATCAAGGAGGCCGGCGGCGCCGACATCCGCTGCTTCGTGGTGGGCGACAAGGTGATTGCCTCGATGAAGCGCCAGGCCGCGCCCGGCGAATTCCGCTCCAACCTGCACCGTGGCGGCAGCGCCAGCCTGATCAAGATCACCCCGGAAGAACGCATGACCGCCATCCGCGCCGCGCGGATCATGGGACTGAAGGTCGCCGGCGTCGACATCCTGCGCTCCCACCATGGCCCACTGGTGATGGAAGTGAATTCCTCGCCGGGGCTGGAGGGCATCGAGACCACCACCGGCAAGGACATCGCCGGGGTGATCATCGAGTACCTGGAGAAAAATGGCGGGCCGCATCTGGCGCGGACCAAGGGCAAGGGGTGAGCCGGGGCTTTCGTGGCGCATGCGTCACGCCGGCGAACGCCAGGCCACGGATGGCCTGGCAGGAGGCTCAGAGAAGCACGTAGTCACGGCAGGGATGTCAGGAACGAACTTTCATGAAGCACCCTTAAGCCCTGCACTGGGTCTCGCCCTCACCCCATCCCTCTCACAGAGGGATGGGGTGAGGAAATGCACGGCAACCCAGCCAACGGAAAGCGCCCAGCCCATCATTGCCCCACTGAACCCTTCGCGAGCAAGCTCGCTCCTACACGTTCTCCCGCAGTAACCGGATATCAGACATGCCCGCACCCCGCTCCAACGCCGAACTCAAGTGGTCGCCCATCGAAGGCCGCATCGCCCTGGTCGCGCCGGCCTCGGCCATCGCCGAAGAGGTGCTGGAGGCGACCCTGCGCCAGCTGGAAGTGCTGGGCGTGGATTACCACCTGGGCGAACACGCCGATGCGCGCTACCGCTACCTGGCCGGCACGCCGCAGCAGCGCCTGGAGGATTTCCACGCCGCCTTCGAGCTGGAGGACGTCAGCGCCGTCTGGTGCCTGCGTGGCGGCTACGGCTGTGGGCAACTGGTTCCGCGACTGGACTGGAAGCGCCTGCAAGCCGCCTCGCCGCGCCCGCTGATCGGCTTCTCGGACATCTCCATCCTGCTCAGCGCCTTCCACCGCCATGGCCTGCCAGCGATCCACGGGCCGGTCGCCACCGCCCTCGGCCTGCAACCGCTCAGTGCGCCCAGCGAGCAGCACGAGCGCCTGGCTTCGCTGGCGTCGGTCAGCCATGTGCTGGCGGGAAATCCGGGCAAGCTGGCGGTGCAGCACCTGGCAGGGCCGAAGCACTCCGTGGAGGGCGAACTGATCGGCGGCAACCTCACTGCGCTGGCCTGCATGGCCGGTACCGAAGGCGCGCTGCATGTGCCGGACGGCGCGATCCTGATCCTCGAAGACGTCGGCGAGCCCTACTACCGCCTCGAACGCAGCCTCTGGCAACTGCTCAACAGCCGCGGTGGGGCACGCCTGGGCGCGGTGTGCCTGGGCGGCTTCACCGACTGCCCGCGCAAGGGCGTGGCGCATAGCCTGGAAGAGATCATCAGCGAGTACGTCGCCACCCTGGGCGTTCCGCTCTACCACGGCCTGCCCAGCGGCCACGGCGCGCACAATCGCGCCTGGCCCTACGGACGCCGGGCGCTGCTGGAAGGCAAATCCCTGCGCTGGGATTAGTGGGCGTTGCGCGGCAGCAGCAGCCCCAACGGCAGGCAGACCCGCGCTTCCACCCCGCCACCTTCACGGTTGCGCAGCTCGATGCTGCCACCGTGCTGCTCGGCGATGCGCTTGACGATGGCCAGCCCCAGGCCGGTGCCCTTGCCGCCGCGCGCCTTGTCGCCGCGAATGAAGGGATTGAAGATGCTGCTCAGCTCCTGCGGGTCGATACCGGCGCCGCGATCGAGCACGCTGAGCACCACATAGGGCGCCGCACCGCCACCGGCTACGTGCGCCGCGACTTCCACCTTGCCGCCGCCGTGATTGAGCGCGTTCTCGATCAGGTTGCCGAGCATGCGCTTGATCGACACACGGCGGAAACGGAACGGTGGCAGCGGCTCCAGGCACAGGCGCACGCGCTCTTCCGTCTGGTTGAAGGCATCGGCCGTCTCGCACACCAGGCCGTACAGGTCGCCCTCCTCCACCGGCTCGTCGCGGCCGTCGCGGATGAAGGCGAGGAACTGGTCGAGGATGGCGTCCATGTCTTCGATGTCGCGGACCATGTCCTCGACCATCTCCCGATCGCTCTCGGGCATCAGCTCAAGCGACAGGCGCAGGCGCGTCAGCGGCGTGCGCAGGTCGTGGGACACGCCGGCCAGCATCAGCTCGCGCTCGCGCCCGGCCTGCTCGACGTCGTCGGCCATCTGGTTGAAGGCGCGGTATACCTCGGCCATCTCGCTGGGCGTTTCCGGCCCCAGGGGCAAGCGCACGCTGCGGCCCTTGCCGAACTCGCGGGAAGCGAACACCAGGCGCTTGAGCGGCTGGCTGAGCAGGCGCACGAAGATCCACGCGGCAGCCGTGGACAGCAAACCAATGCCGAGGAACCAGCCCAGCACGCTCCAGATCTGCTGGCCGCGCAGCGGGTGCGGGTAGAGCGGAACGCCGATCCAACCCTCACCCAGGGTCGGCGCGCGTACCCAGAGCATCGACGGATGGTGGATGCGCAGGCGTGTCTCGGTGTCGATGCCCAGCTCCATGCGCATCTGCCGCTGGAAGATGTCGGTGTACGGCCAATGCACCTCTTCCGGCTGCCCCTGCTCGTGGGGCGCCCACTTCAGCCCGGCGGACTGGGCGATGGCCTCGCGCGACTTCTCGTCCGCCGCCCAGTAGGCGCGCACGGTCAGCGCCGCGCCGTGGCTGTACTGGCGGTCGACCAGCATGTCCTCGTTCATCAGCAGGTAGACCAGGGTCAGCGCCTTGGAAAACAGCACGACGATGAGCACCAGCCAGAGGGTGCGGGCGAAGAAGCTTTGCGGGAACCAGAGGGGTGTTTTCAAGAGGGCGTTACCAGGAAGCACGAACTGTAGGAGCGAGCTTGCTCGCGAATGAACCCACGCACCGAGGCGGGTTCGCGAGCAAGCCCGCTCCTACCAAAGAAACATCACTTGCGGGCGGCACCATCCGGTACGAACACATAGCCCACGCCCCAGACGGTCTGGATGTAGCGCGGTTTGGACGGATCGGGCTCGATCAGCCGGCGCAGGCGGGAAATCTGCACGTCGATGGAGCGCTCCAGGGCGTCCCACTCGCGACCGCGGGCCAGGTTCATCAGCTTGTCGCGGGTCAGTGGCTCGCGGGCGTGCTGCACCAGGGCCTTGAGCACGGCGAACTCACCGGTGGTGAGCATGTGCACTTCCTCGCCCTTCTTCAGCTCGCGGGTGGCCAGGTGCAGCTCGTAGTCGCCGAAGGTGACGATCTCGTCCTCGCCCGCCGGCGCGCCCGGCACCAGCGGCGCCTGGCGGCGCAGCACGGCCTTGATCCGTGCCAGCAACTCGCGCGGGTTGAACGGCTTGGCCAGGTAGTCGTCGGCGCCCTGTTCCAGGCCGGAGATGCGGCTGGACTCGTCGCCCTTGGCGGTGAGCATGATGATCGGGATCTGGTTGTTCGACTCGCGCAGGCGCTTGCACGCGGAGAGTCCGTCCTCGCCGGGCATCATCAGGTCAAGCACCACCAGCTGGAACAGCTCACGGGCCAGCAGGCGGTCCATCTGCTCGGTATTCTCGACGGCGCGGACGCGGTAACCCTGCTCATCGAGGAAGCGTTCCAGCAGACGGCGCAGGCGCGCATCGTCATCGACCACGAGGATCTTTTCGCCTTCCGGCAGGGTGGCAGCGTTGCTCATGGAGACTCCCAGAATCTGATTCGGCGGGCATTATCGCCCAGCCGCCGCACATCACGGCTTGTCCATTGTTAGCAGATTTTTCCCCGACCAGCCGCCCACCCCGCGAAATTGTCGTGGGTATAATGCGGCGCTTTTGCGGCGGGGCGTTGTCACAGAGCCTGTCCGAAGGCCGGGGCCTCCGGTCCGGGCGCTCTGTTATGAGCCTGCTTCATGATCTCGCGAGCTAGAGCAGAACAAGGCGAGGGCAGCTGAAAAAGCGGAGTTGACTGCAGTCAATGAGCATTTTTTCAGCTGCCCTCAACGCAGTTATGCCGACGCGCAGCAGATCAGGCGCCCCGTATTTCGATTGTTTTGTCAGGTGGATTTATGGACAGCATCAACACCCGTATCGCCGAAGAGCTTTCCGCACTGCCCTCCGGCCGCGTTCAACCGCAGCAAGTCGCCGCTGCCGTCGCCCTGCTCGATGAAGGCTCCACCGTCCCCTTCATCGCCCGTTACCGGAAAGAAGTCACCGGCAGCCTGGACGACACCCAGCTGCGCATGCTCGAAGAGCGCCTGCGTTACCTGCGCGAACTGGAAGACCGCCGTGGCGCGATCCTCGCCAGCATCGAGGAACAGGGCAAGCTGACCCCGGAACTGGCCCGCGAGATCAAGCTCGCCGACACCAAGACCCGCCTCGAAGACCTTTACCTGCCCTATAAGCAGAAGCGCCGCACCAAGGGCCAGATCGCCCTGGAAGCCGGCCTGGGCGAGCTGGCCGACGCGCTGTTCGCCGACCCGACCCTGACCCCGGAAACCGAAGCCGCGCGCTTCGTCGATGCCGAGAAAGGCTTCGCCGATACCCGCGCCGTGCTCGAAGGCGCCAAGTACATCCTCATGGAGCGCTTCGCCGAGGACGCCACCCTGCTGGACCGCCTGCGCGGCTTCCTCAAGGACAACGCCACCCTCACCGCGCGCATGGTGCCGGGCAAGGAAACCGAAGGCGCCAAGTTCAGCGACTACTTCGAGCACGACGAGCCGCTGAAGAACGCCCCGTCGCACCGCGCCCTGGCGATCTTCCGCGGCCGCAACGAAGGCGTGCTGAGCGTCGCCCTGAAGGTCGGCGAGGAGCTGCCGGGCACCGCGCATCCGTGCGAAACCATGATCGGCGAGCGCTTCGGCATCAGTAACCAAGGCCGCGCCGCCGACAAGTGGCTGTCCGAAGTGGTGCGCTGGACCTGGAAGGTCAAGCTCTACACCCACCTGGAAACCGACCTGCTGGGCGAGCTGCGCGAAGGCGCCGACGCCGAGGCGATCAACGTCTTCGCCCGCAACCTGCACGACCTGCTGCTGGCCGCCCCGGCCGGCCCGCGCGCCACCCTGGGCCTGGACCCGGGCCTGCGCACCGGCGTGAAGGTCGCCGTGGTCGATGCCACCGGCAAGCTGCTGGACACCGCCACCGTCTACCCGCACGCGCCGAAGAACCAGTGGGATCAGACCATCGCCGTGCTCGCCGCGCTGTGCGCCAAACACCAGGTGGAGCTGATCGCCATCGGCAACGGTACCGCCAGCCGCGAGACCGACAAGCTGGCCGCCGAGCTGATCAAGAAATACCCAGCGCTCAAGTGCACCAAGATCATGGTCAGCGAGGCCGGTGCCTCGGTGTACTCCGCATCGGAGCTGGCTGCGAAGGAATTCCCGGAACTGGACGTGTCGCTGCGCGGCGCCGTTTCCATCGCCCGCCGCCTGCAGGACCCGCTGGCGGAGCTGGTGAAGATCGAGCCGAAGTCCATCGGTGTCGGCCAGTACCAGCACGACGTGTCCCAGCTGCAGCTCGCGCGCAGCCTGGACGCGGTGGTGGAAGACTGCGTGAACGCCGTGGGCGTGGACGTCAACACCGCTTCCGCCGCCCTGCTGGCGCGCATCTCCGGCCTCAACAGCACCCTGGCGCAGAACATCGTCGCGCACCGCGACGCCAACGGCGCCTTCAAGACCCGTGACGATCTGCGCAAGGTCAGCCGCCTGGGCGACAAGACCTTCGAACAGGCCGCCGGCTTCCTCCGCGTGATGAACGGCGACAACCCGCTGGACGCCTCCGCGGTGCACCCGGAAACCTACCCGCTGGTGCAGCGCATCGCCGCCGACACCGGCCGCGACGTGCGCTCGCTGATCGGCGACTCGGCCTTCCTCAAGCGCCTGGACCCGAAGAAGTTCACCGACGAACAGTTCGGCCTGCCCACCGTCACCGACATCCTCAAGGAACTCGACAAGCCCGGCCGCGACCCGCGTCCGGAGTTCAAGACCGCCGAGTTCCAGGAGGGCGTCGAAAGCCTCAAGGACCTGAAGCCCGGCATGGTGCTCGAAGGCGTGGTGACCAACGTCACCAACTTCGGCGCCTTCGTCGACATCGGCGTCCACCAGGACGGCCTGGTGCACATCTCCGCGCTGTCGGAGAAGTTCGTCAAGGACCCGTACGAAGTGGTCAAGGCCGGTGACATCGTCAAGGTGAAGGTCATGGAAGTGGACATCCCGCGTAACCGCGTCGGCCTGTCCATGCGCATGAGCGACACCCCCGGCGAGAAGGTCGAAGGTCCGCGCGGCGGCGGTCGTCCGCAGGGCGGCCAGCGTCCCGATCGTGGCGCCCCGCGCCAGCAGGAGAAGGCCCCGGCGAACAACGCCATGGCCTCGCTGTTCGCCAACGCCAAGCAACTGAAGAAGAAGTAAGGAAGGTCCATGAGCGAGATGCCCGCCCGCGAGCTGATGATCAGCCGCTTCAGCGAAACCATCGGCGTGCAGCCGGTGCGCGTCGCCGACGGCGAAGCCGAGGTGCTGCTGCCGATGGCCGAGCACCTGCGCAATCGCGGCAACGTCATGCACGGCGGCGCACTCTTCACGCTGATGGACATGACCATGGGCCTGGCCTGCTCCAGCGCCCATGGGTTCGACCGGCCGAGCGTCACCCTGGAATGCAAGATCAACTACATCCGTGCGGTCGCCGAAGGCGAGGTGCGCTGTGTGGCCAAGGTCCTGCACGCCGGGCGGCGCTCGCTGGTGGTCGAGGCCGACATCCACCAGGGCGACAAGCTGGTCGCCAAGGGACAAGGCACCTTCGCCCAGCTGTAACTGGCACCGCGACATCTGACCTATGCTGGACGCCGGAGCCCGGAATCACGGGCGCCGGCGCTGCGTCTGTACAAGCCAGGCGACAACGCCGGTTGTGTTCTCCCCTTGTAGACCGCCCAGTCCACCCCCATAGTGGGGCGACTGCCGTGTGAAGGACTTCCAACTTGAGCGACCAACTCTCCCGCCGCCTGGCTCTGCTCGGCGATGCTGACAACCTGTCCCTGCTCACCCAGTGCCTGCACGGTATCGAGCGCGAATGCCTGCGCGTCGACGAGCACGGCAAGCTGGCGCTGACCCCGCATCCGCGCGCCCTGGGCTCGGCCCTGACCAACCCGCAGATCACCACCGACTACTCCGAGTCGCTGCTG of the Pseudomonas sp. PSE14 genome contains:
- the rimK gene encoding 30S ribosomal protein S6--L-glutamate ligase; translated protein: MKIAVLSRNPRLYSTRRLVEAGQQRGHEMVVIDTLRAYMNIASHKPQIHYRGQPLEGFDAVIPRIGASVTFYGCAVLRQFEMMGVFPLNESVAIARSRDKLRSLQLLSRKGIGLPITGFAHSPDDVPDLIEMVGGAPLVIKLLEGTQGIGVVLCETEKAAESVLEAFMGLKHNIMVQEYIKEAGGADIRCFVVGDKVIASMKRQAAPGEFRSNLHRGGSASLIKITPEERMTAIRAARIMGLKVAGVDILRSHHGPLVMEVNSSPGLEGIETTTGKDIAGVIIEYLEKNGGPHLARTKGKG
- a CDS encoding LD-carboxypeptidase, with translation MPAPRSNAELKWSPIEGRIALVAPASAIAEEVLEATLRQLEVLGVDYHLGEHADARYRYLAGTPQQRLEDFHAAFELEDVSAVWCLRGGYGCGQLVPRLDWKRLQAASPRPLIGFSDISILLSAFHRHGLPAIHGPVATALGLQPLSAPSEQHERLASLASVSHVLAGNPGKLAVQHLAGPKHSVEGELIGGNLTALACMAGTEGALHVPDGAILILEDVGEPYYRLERSLWQLLNSRGGARLGAVCLGGFTDCPRKGVAHSLEEIISEYVATLGVPLYHGLPSGHGAHNRAWPYGRRALLEGKSLRWD
- a CDS encoding ATP-binding protein, translating into MKTPLWFPQSFFARTLWLVLIVVLFSKALTLVYLLMNEDMLVDRQYSHGAALTVRAYWAADEKSREAIAQSAGLKWAPHEQGQPEEVHWPYTDIFQRQMRMELGIDTETRLRIHHPSMLWVRAPTLGEGWIGVPLYPHPLRGQQIWSVLGWFLGIGLLSTAAAWIFVRLLSQPLKRLVFASREFGKGRSVRLPLGPETPSEMAEVYRAFNQMADDVEQAGRERELMLAGVSHDLRTPLTRLRLSLELMPESDREMVEDMVRDIEDMDAILDQFLAFIRDGRDEPVEEGDLYGLVCETADAFNQTEERVRLCLEPLPPFRFRRVSIKRMLGNLIENALNHGGGKVEVAAHVAGGGAAPYVVLSVLDRGAGIDPQELSSIFNPFIRGDKARGGKGTGLGLAIVKRIAEQHGGSIELRNREGGGVEARVCLPLGLLLPRNAH
- the ompR gene encoding two-component system response regulator OmpR: MSNAATLPEGEKILVVDDDARLRRLLERFLDEQGYRVRAVENTEQMDRLLARELFQLVVLDLMMPGEDGLSACKRLRESNNQIPIIMLTAKGDESSRISGLEQGADDYLAKPFNPRELLARIKAVLRRQAPLVPGAPAGEDEIVTFGDYELHLATRELKKGEEVHMLTTGEFAVLKALVQHAREPLTRDKLMNLARGREWDALERSIDVQISRLRRLIEPDPSKPRYIQTVWGVGYVFVPDGAARK
- a CDS encoding Tex family protein — its product is MDSINTRIAEELSALPSGRVQPQQVAAAVALLDEGSTVPFIARYRKEVTGSLDDTQLRMLEERLRYLRELEDRRGAILASIEEQGKLTPELAREIKLADTKTRLEDLYLPYKQKRRTKGQIALEAGLGELADALFADPTLTPETEAARFVDAEKGFADTRAVLEGAKYILMERFAEDATLLDRLRGFLKDNATLTARMVPGKETEGAKFSDYFEHDEPLKNAPSHRALAIFRGRNEGVLSVALKVGEELPGTAHPCETMIGERFGISNQGRAADKWLSEVVRWTWKVKLYTHLETDLLGELREGADAEAINVFARNLHDLLLAAPAGPRATLGLDPGLRTGVKVAVVDATGKLLDTATVYPHAPKNQWDQTIAVLAALCAKHQVELIAIGNGTASRETDKLAAELIKKYPALKCTKIMVSEAGASVYSASELAAKEFPELDVSLRGAVSIARRLQDPLAELVKIEPKSIGVGQYQHDVSQLQLARSLDAVVEDCVNAVGVDVNTASAALLARISGLNSTLAQNIVAHRDANGAFKTRDDLRKVSRLGDKTFEQAAGFLRVMNGDNPLDASAVHPETYPLVQRIAADTGRDVRSLIGDSAFLKRLDPKKFTDEQFGLPTVTDILKELDKPGRDPRPEFKTAEFQEGVESLKDLKPGMVLEGVVTNVTNFGAFVDIGVHQDGLVHISALSEKFVKDPYEVVKAGDIVKVKVMEVDIPRNRVGLSMRMSDTPGEKVEGPRGGGRPQGGQRPDRGAPRQQEKAPANNAMASLFANAKQLKKK
- a CDS encoding PaaI family thioesterase — its product is MSEMPARELMISRFSETIGVQPVRVADGEAEVLLPMAEHLRNRGNVMHGGALFTLMDMTMGLACSSAHGFDRPSVTLECKINYIRAVAEGEVRCVAKVLHAGRRSLVVEADIHQGDKLVAKGQGTFAQL